A region from the Stygiolobus caldivivus genome encodes:
- a CDS encoding (2Fe-2S)-binding protein has product MLVRPGEKAKVKIKVNGIWYEREVEPRQLLVHFLRDELGLTGTKVGCDTSTCGACTVLLNGKSVKSCTVLTVQADGAEVTTIEGLDAKDIKEAFKENFALQCGYCTPGMIVQSFYLLKEYPHPSEEEIREGIHGNICRCTGYQNIVKAIKQASGDGHVHG; this is encoded by the coding sequence TTGTTGGTTAGGCCAGGAGAAAAAGCCAAGGTTAAAATAAAAGTAAACGGGATATGGTACGAAAGAGAAGTAGAGCCGAGACAGCTACTAGTCCACTTCTTAAGGGACGAATTGGGTCTCACCGGGACTAAGGTAGGGTGTGACACGTCAACTTGCGGTGCATGTACAGTGCTCCTCAACGGAAAGAGCGTTAAGTCATGTACAGTCCTTACAGTCCAAGCTGACGGTGCGGAAGTCACTACTATTGAGGGACTTGACGCTAAAGATATTAAAGAGGCGTTTAAGGAGAACTTTGCCTTACAGTGCGGTTACTGTACTCCCGGGATGATAGTCCAATCGTTTTACCTATTAAAGGAATACCCACACCCGTCGGAAGAAGAGATAAGGGAAGGGATCCACGGTAACATCTGTAGGTGTACCGGTTACCAAAATATCGTAAAGGCAATAAAACAAGCTTCTGG
- the cutB gene encoding glyceraldehyde dehydrogenase subunit beta has protein sequence MYPPQFGYYRPVSLNDALDFLAGGDVKPIAGGQSLIPMLKFRVIRPKFLMDLNPLKELNHITLGEDSVTIGATVTHAELVRSGIVRRDLPLLHQSANKVGDMQVRNMGTLGGSLSNADPSADYPAVVTAYDAKLRLQSNQGIREVHAKDFFKGPFTTEAREDELLVEVVFPKLEGYKYKYGKVVRRAGDFALVGIAVLAKVDEVVKDIRVAYTGVSDKPFRPYELEKDLIDAKPSEKLIQEFAEKASSQVNPPSDSRGSSEYRRKVMKALTLNTLKEVLGIVG, from the coding sequence ATGTATCCACCGCAGTTCGGATATTACAGACCTGTTAGCCTGAACGACGCCTTGGACTTTCTAGCCGGAGGAGACGTAAAACCCATTGCGGGAGGCCAGAGTTTAATACCAATGCTTAAGTTCAGGGTTATAAGACCGAAGTTCTTAATGGACTTAAACCCGCTAAAAGAACTCAACCACATCACTTTAGGGGAAGACTCTGTTACTATAGGTGCTACTGTTACACATGCTGAGCTAGTGAGAAGCGGGATAGTAAGGAGAGACTTACCCTTACTCCACCAATCAGCTAATAAAGTGGGAGACATGCAGGTGAGGAACATGGGGACATTAGGCGGTTCTCTATCTAATGCAGACCCCTCTGCTGATTACCCCGCGGTAGTTACTGCTTATGACGCTAAACTGAGGCTACAGAGTAACCAAGGTATAAGGGAAGTCCATGCTAAAGATTTCTTTAAGGGGCCTTTCACCACAGAGGCAAGAGAAGACGAACTCCTCGTAGAAGTGGTCTTCCCTAAGCTGGAGGGGTATAAATACAAATACGGGAAAGTAGTCAGGAGGGCTGGGGACTTTGCCCTAGTAGGTATTGCCGTTTTAGCTAAAGTTGACGAAGTAGTGAAAGACATCAGGGTAGCATATACCGGGGTCTCCGATAAACCTTTCAGGCCCTACGAACTGGAAAAGGACCTCATAGACGCAAAGCCTTCAGAAAAACTCATTCAAGAGTTTGCTGAAAAAGCGAGTTCTCAAGTAAACCCCCCTTCAGACTCGAGGGGTTCGTCGGAATATAGGAGGAAAGTCATGAAAGCCCTTACGTTAAATACCTTAAAAGAGGTGTTAGGAATTGTTGGTTAG
- a CDS encoding alpha/beta hydrolase family protein has product MDTVEEAYSLKLISEVKVSKKGIFHTETWIDENKYKSSLFLNGSRLTFGGKETSPQYDGEYLYYVVDGKTLVRQRPYGEPEKLFSLGKVHKYAFHKDGILVVGERKENKETHFVAGKLKYRFDGRGLLRTRMSLFLYNEKGLTPLIEGDFDVTDVVTNGKRIVISATKEGDDYGLADLYEVEGNELRRITGGEGGIYAVAMNEKGEVAYLGHRKGKTPWAVKEVILPERGESYLCGNYCGNSVLSDLFDGAKEKLIFDKDEVITTGQVGGRVNLYRIADGKVDQLTEGNIVVRTFDYVDGDLAYVYTTPEKPSILVYPRGDSKTPFEYDPNPKVRGIKPEEVNGEVQGWAIIVDKNAPTILFIHGGPHTAYGYSYFIEFQFFAKHGFNVIYSNPRGSQGYGEEFAKACVGDWGGKDMEDIMKFVKTVKEKYGLSGKIGVTGGSYGGFMTNWIVTKTDEFSAAVSERSISNLVSMCGTSDIGFWFNVVESGLDDPWKQESIDKLMKMSPIYYVKNVKTPTMLIHGEEDYRCPIEQAEQFFMALKMNGIDTELVRYHGDGHEHARRGRPENMKDRLRRKLDWFNKYLR; this is encoded by the coding sequence ATGGACACGGTTGAAGAGGCATATTCTTTGAAGCTAATATCAGAAGTTAAGGTGAGTAAAAAAGGTATTTTCCACACTGAAACTTGGATAGATGAAAACAAGTATAAGTCTTCACTCTTTCTAAACGGGAGCCGTCTAACTTTTGGCGGGAAAGAGACGTCCCCACAGTATGACGGGGAATACCTATATTACGTGGTCGACGGGAAAACACTGGTTAGGCAAAGGCCCTATGGAGAGCCTGAGAAGCTCTTCTCACTCGGAAAGGTACACAAGTACGCCTTTCATAAAGACGGCATACTGGTCGTAGGAGAAAGGAAGGAAAATAAGGAGACACATTTCGTGGCGGGAAAACTCAAATACAGGTTCGACGGGAGGGGACTACTCAGGACTAGGATGTCGTTATTCCTTTACAACGAGAAGGGATTAACACCGCTAATAGAAGGGGACTTTGACGTAACAGACGTGGTGACTAACGGTAAGAGGATAGTTATATCGGCGACCAAAGAAGGGGACGATTACGGGCTAGCTGACTTATATGAAGTGGAAGGTAATGAGTTAAGGAGGATCACCGGCGGAGAAGGCGGTATCTACGCTGTCGCGATGAACGAAAAAGGGGAAGTAGCGTATTTGGGCCACAGAAAGGGCAAAACACCGTGGGCTGTTAAGGAGGTAATCCTACCTGAACGAGGTGAAAGTTACCTTTGCGGTAATTATTGCGGTAATAGTGTACTTAGCGACCTATTTGACGGAGCTAAAGAAAAGTTGATTTTTGACAAGGACGAGGTAATTACAACTGGTCAAGTAGGGGGGCGGGTCAACTTATATAGAATAGCTGACGGTAAAGTGGACCAGTTAACAGAGGGAAATATAGTGGTAAGGACTTTCGACTACGTAGACGGGGACTTAGCTTACGTCTATACTACCCCTGAGAAACCTTCAATCTTAGTATACCCTAGGGGTGACTCAAAGACACCTTTTGAGTACGACCCCAACCCGAAAGTGAGGGGTATTAAACCGGAAGAGGTTAACGGAGAAGTCCAAGGGTGGGCAATAATCGTAGACAAAAACGCGCCTACTATACTTTTTATACACGGGGGCCCGCATACCGCGTATGGTTACTCTTATTTTATCGAATTCCAGTTCTTTGCGAAGCACGGTTTTAACGTAATTTACTCAAACCCCAGGGGGAGTCAAGGTTATGGAGAAGAGTTCGCAAAAGCTTGTGTAGGCGATTGGGGAGGTAAAGACATGGAAGACATTATGAAATTCGTGAAGACCGTTAAGGAAAAATACGGGCTGAGCGGGAAGATAGGTGTTACAGGCGGTTCTTATGGTGGCTTTATGACCAACTGGATAGTGACGAAGACTGATGAGTTCAGTGCTGCTGTAAGTGAAAGGAGTATATCCAACCTTGTCAGCATGTGCGGGACAAGCGATATAGGGTTTTGGTTTAACGTGGTGGAATCCGGGCTAGACGACCCGTGGAAGCAAGAAAGTATAGATAAGCTAATGAAGATGTCCCCGATTTACTACGTGAAGAATGTAAAGACACCGACAATGCTAATCCACGGAGAAGAAGACTACAGGTGCCCTATAGAACAAGCTGAACAGTTCTTTATGGCTTTAAAGATGAACGGGATAGATACGGAACTCGTAAGGTACCACGGGGACGGTCATGAACACGCGAGGAGGGGGAGGCCCGAGAATATGAAGGATAGGCTCAGGAGAAAACTTGACTGGTTTAACAAGTACCTACGGTAG
- a CDS encoding aldehyde dehydrogenase family protein: MAFTNENTVAKYKGREEEFHQEFEKALEKVRLGEEYPILIGGEEVRTGKTFEVRSPIDTSLVIGRFQMADENSVDKAFRVAREAYREWRLTSWRERVELAKRTAELMRRRKFELAATITLENGKNRYEAVGEVDEAIDYFEYYAYILQLNRGFSRDMESRMYKNEHSFSVMKPYGAWAVIAPFNFPLAITTTMSLGAVITGNTAVVKPSSDTPLSAFNLVKIMLEAGFPAGVINYVTGSGKDIADLMLSRADGLAFTGSKDVGHSLAKRLIEKDPRPIVMELGGKNPVVVTDKADLDKATEGVYRGAFGFGGQKCSATSRVFVFESVHDRFVEKLVNKVKEIKVGDPRKREVFLGPIINKGAVEKYKKFVDEAVKNGGKIAVGGKVIDEDRGYYVEPTVITGLPYEHWMWKTELFVPILLVGKVKTLEEAVRMANDVEYGLTAGIFSEDKKEVEYFFDNIEAGVVYANRTVGATTGAMPGVQPFGGWKHSGWTGKNAGGPYYLLSFLREQALTYYD, encoded by the coding sequence ATGGCTTTCACAAACGAGAACACCGTAGCTAAATATAAGGGTAGGGAAGAGGAGTTCCACCAAGAATTCGAAAAAGCGCTGGAAAAAGTCCGCTTGGGAGAAGAATACCCGATATTGATAGGTGGGGAAGAGGTAAGGACGGGAAAGACGTTTGAAGTTAGGTCTCCTATAGACACGTCGTTGGTCATAGGTAGGTTCCAGATGGCGGACGAAAACTCAGTTGACAAGGCGTTCAGGGTAGCAAGAGAAGCGTATAGGGAATGGAGGTTAACCTCGTGGAGGGAGAGGGTCGAGTTGGCAAAGAGGACAGCGGAGTTGATGAGGAGGAGGAAGTTCGAGCTTGCGGCTACAATAACACTGGAAAACGGGAAGAACCGGTACGAGGCCGTTGGGGAAGTAGATGAGGCGATAGACTATTTTGAGTACTACGCATACATACTCCAGTTAAACAGGGGGTTTTCAAGGGATATGGAATCGAGGATGTATAAGAACGAGCATTCCTTCTCGGTAATGAAGCCTTATGGGGCTTGGGCGGTAATAGCACCGTTTAACTTCCCGTTGGCTATAACTACCACAATGAGTTTGGGGGCGGTCATTACTGGTAATACGGCAGTAGTCAAACCCTCTTCGGATACACCGCTTTCCGCTTTCAACCTAGTGAAAATAATGCTTGAGGCGGGGTTCCCAGCCGGGGTAATAAATTACGTGACCGGTAGCGGTAAGGACATAGCTGACCTGATGCTGTCCAGGGCTGACGGGCTGGCATTTACGGGTTCAAAGGACGTAGGGCACTCACTAGCAAAGAGGTTGATAGAGAAAGACCCAAGGCCTATAGTTATGGAATTGGGGGGCAAAAACCCGGTAGTAGTGACAGATAAGGCCGACTTGGACAAAGCTACAGAAGGGGTCTACCGCGGTGCTTTCGGTTTTGGCGGTCAAAAATGTAGCGCAACTTCGAGGGTGTTCGTGTTTGAAAGCGTACACGATAGGTTTGTAGAGAAGCTTGTAAATAAGGTTAAGGAGATCAAGGTAGGTGACCCGAGGAAGAGAGAAGTGTTCTTAGGCCCTATAATAAACAAGGGTGCAGTAGAGAAGTATAAGAAATTCGTAGACGAAGCAGTAAAGAACGGAGGGAAGATAGCAGTAGGCGGTAAAGTGATCGACGAAGATAGAGGGTATTATGTAGAACCTACAGTCATCACCGGTTTACCTTATGAGCATTGGATGTGGAAGACTGAGCTCTTTGTCCCCATACTTTTGGTAGGAAAAGTGAAGACCTTGGAAGAAGCTGTAAGGATGGCTAATGACGTGGAGTACGGTTTGACTGCGGGGATATTCAGTGAGGACAAAAAGGAGGTAGAGTACTTCTTCGATAATATCGAAGCCGGGGTAGTCTACGCTAATAGGACTGTAGGCGCTACTACCGGTGCTATGCCCGGGGTACAGCCTTTCGGCGGATGGAAGCACTCTGGTTGGACCGGAAAGAACGCGGGGGGACCTTATTACCTGCTGTCTTTCCTAAGGGAACAAGCACTGACTTATTACGACTGA
- a CDS encoding cupin domain-containing protein codes for MEYYLSNISGVAKTEVPIKGSKGAYIQWLITKEHGAHYAVRKFTLDPQGVIPMHVHKYQETVVITKGKCKVCVADKVYEMKEGDFIFIDANVKHAFVNSDSPLEFFCIIDYADDMSIKTLDEECKGK; via the coding sequence ATGGAGTATTATCTGTCAAATATTTCGGGAGTGGCTAAAACAGAAGTGCCTATTAAAGGCTCTAAAGGTGCTTACATACAGTGGTTAATAACCAAGGAACACGGTGCACATTATGCGGTGAGGAAATTCACATTAGACCCTCAAGGAGTGATCCCGATGCATGTCCATAAGTACCAAGAGACGGTAGTCATCACGAAGGGTAAGTGTAAGGTCTGTGTTGCGGACAAGGTCTACGAGATGAAAGAAGGTGATTTTATATTTATCGACGCTAACGTAAAGCACGCTTTTGTAAACTCAGACTCTCCGCTGGAGTTTTTCTGCATTATAGACTACGCTGACGATATGAGCATAAAGACACTTGACGAAGAGTGCAAAGGGAAATAG
- a CDS encoding glycosyltransferase family 4 protein, protein MRLGIVYDQLIAPIFPGGGGLHSLEVVKRLAKEFEITYFPSSRLFLRWGDRKEEVLKKVNEVEKFVKVAEAFPYLLDKVNPSGFKQFFPRDTARLVARAYSEEAKKVDFLYEPDHTSLDIFYLAKYAQRKFGITLQATPYYEDSLEYLRKLVKTRFNRCMFMERRGFLTRYIYNETYLKPVHKALFRGSLPSFISSVSEGPIIEAGLDKLGIPKIVLRPGNAFEDKLLRFRNTSDKEDYILYFGVLAEHKGVLELPEIFAKVRKKKDVRLVLMGKFSSPCIEKLFWKKISSLGLDKYVEYLGFIDRRQELERFSAIISRAKALIYPTHADSFSLAILESLALGTPAISYDIPGVRSIYSGLRSVELVNEFDIVSAANKTVKILDMNPAEYESVMNEEKLEGFLKLYSSWDNVAEAERKVITYYSQV, encoded by the coding sequence ATGAGATTAGGAATAGTCTACGACCAACTCATAGCCCCTATATTTCCGGGAGGAGGGGGGTTACACTCATTAGAAGTCGTTAAGAGGCTGGCTAAGGAATTTGAAATAACTTACTTCCCTTCAAGCAGGTTGTTCCTCAGGTGGGGGGACAGGAAAGAGGAAGTTTTGAAGAAAGTCAATGAGGTCGAAAAGTTTGTAAAGGTCGCGGAAGCCTTTCCTTACCTTCTGGACAAGGTCAACCCCTCAGGTTTCAAACAGTTTTTCCCCAGGGACACTGCCAGACTCGTCGCTAGGGCCTATAGTGAAGAAGCTAAAAAAGTGGACTTCCTATACGAACCGGACCACACGTCCCTTGACATATTTTATTTAGCTAAGTACGCACAGAGGAAGTTCGGTATTACCCTGCAAGCTACTCCATATTACGAGGACTCATTAGAATACCTACGTAAGCTAGTGAAGACTAGGTTTAACAGGTGTATGTTTATGGAAAGGAGGGGGTTCCTCACGAGGTATATTTATAACGAAACATATTTAAAGCCGGTACATAAAGCCCTTTTCAGGGGGTCTCTCCCTTCTTTTATTTCAAGCGTCAGTGAAGGGCCTATCATCGAAGCCGGGCTGGACAAGTTAGGTATCCCGAAAATAGTCCTTAGACCCGGTAACGCATTTGAGGACAAACTCCTTAGGTTTAGGAATACGTCGGATAAAGAGGACTATATCCTATATTTCGGGGTACTGGCGGAACATAAGGGGGTTTTAGAGCTCCCTGAAATATTTGCTAAAGTGAGGAAGAAAAAGGACGTAAGGTTAGTGTTAATGGGTAAGTTTTCTTCTCCTTGTATTGAGAAATTGTTCTGGAAAAAGATTAGTTCACTGGGACTCGATAAGTATGTAGAGTACCTGGGGTTCATAGATAGGAGACAAGAGTTAGAGAGGTTTTCCGCAATTATTTCGAGAGCTAAGGCTTTAATTTACCCTACCCATGCCGACTCTTTCTCCTTGGCGATCTTGGAGTCCTTAGCCCTAGGGACTCCAGCAATATCATACGATATACCCGGTGTTAGGTCAATATACAGCGGGTTACGAAGTGTTGAGCTCGTTAACGAGTTCGATATTGTAAGTGCTGCCAATAAAACAGTAAAGATCCTCGATATGAACCCTGCAGAGTATGAAAGTGTTATGAATGAGGAAAAACTAGAAGGCTTTTTAAAGCTGTACTCCTCTTGGGACAATGTCGCCGAAGCTGAAAGAAAAGTTATCACCTATTACTCTCAAGTTTAA
- the treH1 gene encoding alpha,alpha-trehalase TreH1 translates to MRPLGFISNQKTAALVQDTSIVWLPLPKYDSPSVFSRLLDEEGGEFTILPDYKVKEIRQYYEYPLVLRTEVITEKGSITISDLLSLGETVVIRKVNAEVGFKVLFKPVFRYALYRPIIRNSRFINPKGRDCIAFLHSYRGKVRRKDKYLWEFSEGDGVLVANYSSDIEHGIMSERGKTLTANYEMSFDETVKFWNSFDIKEVEKFRELFKASVFTLLGSIYSSSGGSIAAPTTSLPEVEGGSRNWDYRFTWVRDSSITAIGLLDAGFVVEGRRIINFLFSLINFSSKPFYFPLYTIEGTIPPPEVKLNWLSGYKGSKPVRVGNAASKQIQLDVEGFFVSAVYRYYQGTSDKVFLRDQFDKLSHIADWVSRNWTLKDSGIWEDRGEPRHYTHSKMMMWIALDKVGKMATALGETDRWSESREKLREWILTNCIKGGHFIRYAGGEDEVDASLLSAPIYGFISVDDPLFTATLDKIEKELVIDGVFVKRYKKDFMGEAKYPFLLTTVWLARVYLMLGEVSKAERILERLEEVSSPLYLMGEHMDPVRGEFTGNFPQVFVHAEIVSLIKNMGGGELKVS, encoded by the coding sequence GTGAGACCGTTAGGGTTTATATCAAACCAAAAGACGGCAGCATTAGTCCAAGATACTAGCATAGTCTGGTTACCCCTACCGAAGTACGATTCGCCGTCAGTCTTTAGTAGACTATTGGATGAGGAAGGCGGAGAATTCACTATACTCCCTGACTATAAGGTAAAGGAAATAAGGCAATACTACGAATACCCCTTAGTTCTGAGGACGGAGGTAATCACCGAGAAGGGCTCTATTACGATATCTGACTTACTTTCATTGGGAGAAACCGTGGTAATAAGAAAAGTTAACGCCGAAGTGGGCTTCAAAGTACTGTTTAAACCTGTGTTCAGGTACGCCCTATATAGACCGATCATAAGGAACAGCAGGTTTATAAACCCTAAAGGTAGGGACTGTATAGCGTTCTTACACTCTTACCGCGGGAAGGTGAGGAGAAAGGACAAGTACTTATGGGAATTCAGTGAAGGTGACGGGGTATTAGTAGCAAATTACAGTTCGGACATAGAGCACGGGATAATGAGCGAGAGGGGTAAGACCCTAACCGCTAATTACGAGATGTCTTTCGACGAGACGGTAAAGTTTTGGAACAGTTTTGACATAAAAGAGGTTGAAAAGTTCAGGGAGCTGTTTAAGGCTTCAGTGTTCACTCTCCTAGGCTCGATATACTCTTCCTCCGGTGGGAGTATAGCTGCACCTACTACTTCACTACCGGAAGTCGAAGGCGGGAGCAGGAACTGGGACTATAGGTTTACGTGGGTCAGGGACTCGTCAATTACAGCTATAGGACTATTAGATGCAGGTTTCGTAGTGGAGGGGAGGAGGATAATAAATTTCCTCTTCTCCCTGATAAATTTCTCGTCTAAGCCCTTTTACTTCCCACTTTACACCATTGAGGGGACTATCCCTCCCCCTGAAGTGAAGTTAAACTGGCTCTCCGGTTATAAGGGTTCCAAGCCCGTAAGGGTGGGTAATGCTGCGTCTAAACAAATACAGCTCGACGTAGAAGGGTTCTTCGTCTCTGCAGTGTATAGATACTACCAAGGTACAAGTGACAAAGTGTTCTTAAGAGACCAGTTCGATAAGCTCTCCCACATAGCGGACTGGGTATCCCGTAACTGGACACTGAAGGACTCAGGGATATGGGAAGATAGGGGAGAACCGAGGCATTATACCCACTCTAAGATGATGATGTGGATCGCGTTGGACAAGGTAGGGAAGATGGCTACCGCTTTAGGTGAGACAGACAGGTGGAGTGAGAGCAGGGAGAAACTCAGGGAGTGGATACTGACTAATTGTATAAAGGGCGGGCACTTTATAAGGTATGCCGGTGGGGAAGACGAGGTAGACGCTTCTTTACTCTCAGCACCGATTTATGGCTTCATCAGCGTCGACGACCCGCTTTTCACGGCTACTCTAGATAAAATAGAGAAGGAACTAGTAATAGATGGCGTGTTTGTGAAGAGGTATAAAAAGGACTTTATGGGCGAGGCAAAGTACCCGTTCTTACTGACTACAGTGTGGTTAGCGAGAGTTTACTTAATGTTGGGAGAGGTCAGTAAAGCTGAAAGGATACTAGAAAGGCTGGAGGAAGTCTCTAGCCCGCTCTACCTCATGGGTGAACATATGGACCCGGTTAGGGGTGAGTTCACCGGGAACTTTCCGCAGGTATTTGTACACGCAGAAATCGTGTCTTTGATTAAAAATATGGGGGGGGGGGAGTTAAAGGTTAGTTAA
- a CDS encoding type 1 glutamine amidotransferase domain-containing protein — MKVLFIVGDEYEDIELLYPFYRVIEEGFTPVIAGKEKGSKITGKHGYSVVADISFKEVNPEDYLALVIPGGRGPERIRTLPEVKEITRKFFELKKPVAAICHGPQILISAGVIKGKKVTSVASIKDDVIAAGGEYVDSPVVEDENLISSRHPGDLPYFASTLIKVLKKK, encoded by the coding sequence ATGAAAGTACTCTTCATAGTTGGAGATGAATATGAAGATATTGAACTACTCTATCCCTTCTATAGGGTAATAGAAGAAGGCTTTACACCCGTGATTGCGGGTAAGGAGAAGGGTAGTAAAATAACTGGTAAACACGGTTACAGCGTAGTCGCAGATATTTCTTTTAAGGAAGTAAACCCTGAAGACTACTTAGCCTTAGTGATACCCGGCGGGAGGGGACCTGAAAGGATAAGGACTTTGCCTGAGGTCAAAGAAATAACGAGGAAGTTCTTCGAACTGAAAAAGCCTGTAGCGGCAATTTGTCACGGCCCGCAGATACTAATTTCTGCGGGTGTAATCAAAGGCAAAAAAGTGACCTCAGTAGCGTCGATCAAAGATGATGTCATAGCAGCAGGCGGAGAGTATGTCGATAGCCCGGTAGTAGAAGACGAGAACCTGATCTCTTCAAGGCACCCCGGGGACTTGCCTTATTTCGCGTCAACCCTAATTAAAGTATTGAAGAAAAAGTGA
- a CDS encoding type II toxin-antitoxin system VapC family toxin, with product MKRKSMVFDSGVVIELLSGSEEGKKIEGFIEEGLDEVFINELNMEEIKYVVCRRSGEEKAEGLEGLLASTGYFTVLPFSRVKGEVYKIKCKYPISLADATSIASGKALGIPSVFKREKEIEPFKEELGILFVDELLK from the coding sequence ATGAAAAGGAAAAGTATGGTATTTGACTCCGGTGTGGTCATTGAACTACTCTCCGGTAGTGAAGAGGGTAAGAAGATAGAGGGTTTCATAGAGGAGGGACTAGACGAGGTCTTCATAAACGAGTTAAACATGGAGGAAATTAAGTACGTGGTGTGCAGGAGGAGCGGTGAAGAGAAGGCTGAGGGACTTGAAGGCTTGTTGGCCTCTACGGGTTATTTTACGGTTCTCCCTTTCTCTAGGGTGAAGGGGGAGGTGTACAAGATAAAGTGTAAATACCCGATATCTCTGGCAGACGCGACAAGTATTGCTAGCGGTAAGGCCTTAGGGATACCTTCTGTGTTTAAGAGGGAAAAAGAGATTGAGCCCTTTAAAGAGGAGCTGGGCATACTCTTTGTAGATGAGCTACTCAAGTGA
- a CDS encoding antitoxin VapB family protein, translating to MSETIRVSKEVKKELLRIMGELQIERGEKVDFNDVIEFLLSLYRKKDPEKLKDLVGLVPEISVSDLIEERRKEVQHEKEKYGI from the coding sequence ATGTCCGAGACTATAAGGGTATCGAAGGAGGTAAAGAAGGAGTTATTGAGGATAATGGGTGAACTACAAATAGAAAGGGGAGAAAAGGTTGACTTTAATGACGTAATCGAGTTCCTCCTCTCGCTGTATAGGAAGAAAGACCCGGAAAAACTCAAGGACTTGGTAGGGCTGGTACCAGAAATCTCCGTTAGTGATCTAATAGAGGAGAGGAGAAAGGAGGTCCAGCATGAAAAGGAAAAGTATGGTATTTGA
- the kdgK gene encoding bifunctional 2-dehydro-3-deoxygluconokinase/2-dehydro-3-deoxygalactonokinase gives MAKLVTLGEILIQFNAMSPGPLRHVNYFEKHVAGSEANYCVAFVRQGNECGIISRVGNDEFGYNAIEWLRGKGVDVSKVRIDDSAPTGIFFVQRHYPVPYKSDSVYYRKGSAGSRLSPEDVDEKYVKGADLVHSSGITIAISDTAKEAVYKAFDLAKSRSFDTNIRLKLWSPDKARHEIMKLLNQFHLNFLITDTDDSKIVLGESDPDKAARVLQNYADIVVMKMGSKGAILYYEGKKYYSHGYTVPVEDVVGAGDALGGTFLSLYFRGFTLERALDYGVVAGTLNVMIRGDQENLPSIEDIQRFLREFS, from the coding sequence ATGGCAAAACTCGTCACTCTGGGTGAGATCTTAATACAGTTTAACGCTATGTCTCCGGGCCCTTTAAGGCATGTAAATTATTTTGAAAAACACGTAGCGGGGAGTGAGGCTAATTATTGCGTAGCTTTTGTAAGGCAGGGGAACGAGTGCGGTATAATCTCGAGGGTAGGGAACGATGAGTTCGGTTACAATGCAATAGAGTGGTTAAGGGGGAAAGGAGTGGACGTCTCTAAGGTAAGGATAGACGATTCAGCACCGACCGGTATATTCTTCGTCCAGAGGCACTATCCAGTCCCCTATAAGAGCGATTCCGTATACTACCGCAAAGGGAGTGCCGGGAGTAGGCTTTCGCCTGAGGACGTGGACGAAAAGTACGTGAAAGGTGCTGATTTGGTGCACTCTTCAGGGATAACTATTGCTATATCAGACACGGCTAAGGAGGCAGTGTATAAGGCGTTCGACCTCGCTAAGAGTCGTTCCTTCGATACTAATATCAGGCTGAAGCTCTGGTCTCCTGATAAGGCGAGACACGAGATAATGAAACTCCTTAACCAGTTCCACTTAAATTTCTTAATAACAGATACCGACGACTCCAAGATAGTCTTAGGTGAGTCAGACCCTGACAAGGCCGCTAGGGTACTTCAGAACTATGCGGACATAGTCGTAATGAAAATGGGCTCTAAGGGTGCAATATTGTACTACGAGGGCAAGAAGTACTATTCCCATGGGTACACGGTACCGGTGGAAGACGTAGTAGGGGCGGGAGACGCGTTAGGGGGGACATTCTTGTCACTTTATTTCAGGGGGTTCACACTCGAAAGAGCCCTAGACTACGGGGTAGTAGCAGGTACACTGAACGTGATGATCAGAGGGGACCAGGAAAACTTACCTTCAATAGAGGACATCCAGAGGTTCCTGAGGGAGTTTAGCTGA